The following nucleotide sequence is from Zea mays cultivar B73 chromosome 1, Zm-B73-REFERENCE-NAM-5.0, whole genome shotgun sequence.
atcaggtttagttcatatgcttttgattcgtcaaccttcaccaaaaggcaggggggtatATATTGGAGACCAAAAAGAGCAGCGCGGACAGTCCACGGTGGtggcgcggatggtccgcgcgtgcgcagagtcagttagggttcctagtttctcgcgggatttgttacctaaaaccgcgggattaactcggaaatcagtttgaagcggatccagtCCTCcctctttatatagatgaagggctacggtcgattgaacccccaacaatcgatcaaatcaagtctattactcgtttttaccttatgcattaggagtagttctagtctagttctggtttagccctagtttagtattccaatccccaaattctccacttctctttgactctacgtcaattagaggagtctaggtcggcctgctgaGCCTAGAcagcccctaggatctctcctctctGACGGGTTCCCTCCCGGGAgcaagatccaggcgccgccggcgacctttcaccgcccctgcgcacgcgcggactgtccggccctagggcgcggaccgtccagccgtcaggcagggaacaccAGCCCTGCGccagatcgcggaccgtccggcccctggccgcggaccgtccgcgcctgtgcagagagcaccgccgccggttcttgttgagtgtttgatgCCCGAAAAAGGTGCCAACAGATATAAAATTACACCCTATCTATATCCACTATGGGTAGCAAGTATCCATACTCATTAACATTATAGTAGATATGATTATTTGAATCGCAAAAGTAAGTATCAAATACAAAATATCAAAATCGCATATGTGATCAATATCAAAAGATGCTAAAATAACATATTATCTTTGTGCTATGATGACACTGGGTGTGGGTGGTGTACGGTGGATGGGAGGTGGGACCCTGAAAATGTAGGATTAGGTTTTCAAACTTTATTTTATATGAAACGCCTTATTATCTGGACCCACAATCCCTATATGTTAGCAGTTTTTTAATCAACTTTTAAACTCTATTCACTGTAAAATAATGTTTTATATATCCATATGCACAATCTGCTGCCACAGACCATATACGGCCGGGCCGTGGTAGGCAACACAGCAGCATACTTCTGTTCTGAACAATGGCACGCATGTAGTACAGGAGAGTGGCGAGATCTAACATTCTGGTTGGTAACCACATTTGGATGCGTGGCCCTCCAAATACAGCCAGCGCCCAGCAGACAGCATCAATACGTGCGGCAAAACGTCGTGTCACTGGGGTACTGCTGCTTGGCGGTGGTTGTCGGCTTTTGTTGGATTAGGATCTGTTTAGGCATCCGTTTCTAAAGAACTTTATAGGCTTGAACATATGCAAACATGTGAACTAAACGCAAAATTAAAGTAATTAGCTCCAAACTCAAATGGTCGTTAGTTTATTGAAGTTGGTAAGAGTGGACTAATATGAACAAAAGATGTCGTATCAACTAGCCTGCCGGGCTCGGAGGATCGGCAGAAACGATCCGCGGTTCTTAAAAAGCGCAACAGCATTTTCTGCAATGTTGGCAAGCAAGCGGCGGAAAACAGTAGGCACCGCACGGGATTCCTTGGTTTGGTCGTTGCCTCTTCTCGTCATGCTCATGCACGCGGCGCGACCCCCCACCCTGCTGATTAATAACAATCTGCGTCTGCCTCCGCTTGTACTAGATCTGCACTGCAACGCCCTGAACTACTACTGAACTGAAGCTTCTTCCGTCTGCAGGCGATGTCGGGATCTACGGCCGGTGTCGCACTCGCACGCCGGAGATTCCGCCCGGGGCGCGAAACGAACGAACGTTCCAGGAAGGCAAGCCTGGCAAGGCAACGGCAGTGCAGGGTTCGTCGTCGATCGGGTTGGGTGCCGACGACTGCCGAAACAACCTGGGGTGCCGGTGCCACTGCCGGGTGGGGGAATCATTTGGCCCGTCGGCCGGCACGACCAGACCAAGTGGCCCGTCGTGCAGCGGGGGTGGCTCCCCACTGCCCGGACACCCGGGCCATGTGATGCTCTGCGTGCTGCGCGCTGCCCTCTGCCTCCTGCCTCCTCCGCGCGCGCCCCGTGATCCAAGTCCAACGTGCGTCGTCGTCGCCCGCGGCCCGCCCGGGGACGATCCAGCGAAGCTGTTGAGCGCAACAGCTCGTCGCGCATGCACGGCGCCACgcggacacacacacacacacacgcagaCGCATGCTACGTTACGTTATCTCTCCGCCGGATCATCGGATCCGATCGATCGCCGGCCGGCCGCGGCCAGGCCGGGCTCCTCGCCGTGCGTGACTTGCCCGCGCCCGCTTTTACTTCGCCGTGTGAGCTGTGAGCCTGTGACCCGTTGACGCGAGCTCGGTCCATTCTGTTCTGTTCTGCTGCAGTTCGTTTCACGTGGGACACGGCGACGATCGATGACGAGAGATCACGGGAGTCCGCCTCGAACAGAAACGCGAGGACGCGTGGCCGTCGACGACCACCGACGATATGGCTGGCTGGCCTACTACAGGCCGGGCCTACGGCCACGCTAGGACGTCAAGTTTCTTGGAACGACGGGCTGGAAAAGGCGCCGATGGTCGTGCGTGACCGTGACACCACGTGAACACTCCGGCCAGCTCCCGTCGCCGGAAGCACCACGCGTCCCGCGCGGTTCGGGAGGACGATGCTGCCATGGCGCCACCCCGGCGCTCCCACATGCGCCGCGTCGCTCGGCCTTGCATTGCATTGTTGCATGCTACCTCTACGCGGGAGACCTAGCTAGCTAGCACCTGTGTGCCAATGGCCTTTTGGCCTACCTGCAACCGAAAAGGCACGCTGACCTAGAGGAACACACCTCTGCCCTACTAGTAGTTTAGTACGTAAAAGCACCCGTTCTCACTGCTTTGTTACGAGTCAGACAATTCCAAATTAACTCAAAATCTATGTAATAAATTATAAATGTTTATGACACGCAATAAATATTATTAGTTTTTTACAGGGGTTAATCAATTTTCTTTAGAAAGCCAAAATATGTTTGGTTCAGATAATTGTCAACTCTAAATTATGTAACAACATGATAGCTTTGGTAACATGGATTACATGAACCTGACAAATTTGGTGTAGGAGGTTATTCTGAATCGAACTATATGAATCTATAAATTTTTTTTAAAATCTATTCTATTGTTTTACCCATTGTTAACGTCTTTTTCGCCAAATACAAACGAACCCTATGACCTTAATGCGACGTGCAGGATCTTGGGGTCGGCTCTACGGGGTGTCGGACCGTCTACAGTAGGGCGCCGGACGTGATACATATAGAGCTCTCGGATAATTCTAGATCTCACCTTATGCGAGGGACTTAATCGGGGAGGAGAGAGATCGTAACGTTGCTTTTATGATCGGCGGGCCACCCAAAGCATCTCTATACAACGAATAACCAAAGAAGAGAGATGAAGATTGGGATTGGGGAACTACAACCAGATCATCTAGACCTAATGCATACAGATAACAAAGATAAGTAATGTAATAGGATTGATTCGATTGAGTTGTGTGTTTGCAATGGGTCCCCTTCATATTTATAGGGAATGATGTCTTGACCTTATCCTATGTGAATTCCAATAAGATATCACAAGAGATGGGGAAGCTCTCACAATAAATCAAGACTCTCATTTGAACTGGTCTAATTCTGAACAGTTTAGGCTAACAAGTCGTATTGTTGAGGGGCCAAATCGTCCGAGATTACCCGTGGACTCCGCAGCAGACCGGCAGTAGAAGTGCTACCAGTTTTGGTGCTCCACACCTATTGAATTTAGATTCTAGATATTTAGCCGCCAATCTGATTTTAAAAGTTGAATCAAACACACTCTCAATAGAGGGAGAGATGGAAACGATGCGTCTTGCCAACACAAAACCGCTAGTTTTTCCTCCTCTTGTTTTGCTGATAGACTCGGTTTCTAAGTAAGAAATAGTTTTCTTCTTTATTTTTCTCATTGATTTGTCTTACACGTCAACGTCATCAAAATGCTGATACTCTTAGTTCTTCACGGCTCAGTTAAAAGAAGTGAATACTTGGGTTGACACTGAAGCATCAGTATAGCCGGCATTTATATTTTGCCGTGCCCTCAGTTTGACCCTCTGGTTGCCAAGAAAACCCCCGCCCAGTCAGCCAGTCCACGCGAATCGCTGCGGCCTCGCTCGTTGCAAACCTTCCAGCCTGTCTTGCCTCCGCTCGAGGCTACAGGACACTTCACCCTCTGCCGCCCCGCCTCGTCGCCATCCTCCACCCGCTATATATAGCCGCCCTCCTCGAGTCTTCCTCCTCCATCGGCCATCGCCGTCTCCAGCAGAGAAGAAGCGGCACAGCTCAAGGACAGCGCAGCACGCAAGCGGGACCGCACCGAAGCAGCACACAGCACACAAGATCACACATCCTACTGCTGCGCCGCACAATGGGCATCTGCGTGTCGTGCGACGCGGCGGACGAGGGCGCCGCGACGGCGAGGGTGGTGCTCCCCAGCGGCGAGCTCCGGGAGTACGCCCCGCCGGCCACGGCCGGGACGGCGCTgcaggcggccggcggcgagggccCCTGGCTCCTCTGCGACGCCGACGGGATGGCGTTCGAGGGCCCCGTCGCCGTCGCGGCGGTCGCCCCCGGCGAGGAGCTCCAGGCCGGGCAGATCTACTTCGTGCTCCCCGCCGAGATGCGGCGCCGCCGCCTCACCCGCGAGGAGGTCGCCGCGCTCGCCGTCAGGGCCAGCTCGGCGCTCGTCAAGGCCGCGGCGGCCGCGCAACCGTCCTCGCCCTGCCGCCGGCTCCGGCGcggcgcggtggcgccgctcgtgTTCCCGGTCCccgaggaggagtacgcggcggcGGACGCGGTCTCGCCCGTCGCGGCGAAGCCGCACCAGAAGCGGAGGGTGGCGTGCCGGGGCGGGAGGGCGTCCAGGTTCTCCCCCGACCTGACCGCGATCCCGGAGACCGAGAGCGAGTAGATCGAGCCTCCGCTCGGCATGTGATATGTCTCTGGTGGTCAGTGGTGACGGGTCGCTCGCCGGCGCTTGGTCGGACGGTGTGGCCGCGCCGGAGATCGACGGTGCGGGAAGTGTTGTAGATGCAGAGCTCAGAAATGAGAAATGTGAGTAGGCAACAGGATGCGCGTGTAGAGTGTACGTTACGTGTAGGTTTAGGTGCATGCAAGTGTAAATACACGGGATCTCCGTGCGGTGTGCCCAGTCACAGTTTGGAACTCAGCTTTTATTAGTGCTCGTGTTCAGGCTCTGTGTCGTGCATCATGGAATAAATCTCTCCTTGTCTGTGAAAAAGGAAATCTCTCCTTGTGACCAGTATGTGATTCAAGCCCTCCTGGTACCCATCCTTTTCGGCTGATAGATGAAGATGAGAAGCCAATGTTTGCACGTGCTTCTACCATTATAGATCTCTCATTGTCGTCGTTCAacacaaccccccccccccccccccccccaccacaCACGCACACACACCCACCCGAGCTAATCCATGCCATCTCACCATCACAATCCATATAGATTGGAGCGGATTGAGGCCTTGTTCATTTGTATCGGAttacacccggaatcgttccagataatcaaagtttatataaattagagaagcaatccggttaggaatcgttccgaccgaCCAATCCGGgacaggccttgttcgtttgcgccagattggtgggtcggaacgattcctaaccggattgcttctctaatttatataagctttgattagctggaacgattccgggtgcaatccgacaaaACCGAACAAGGCCTGATACAGATTGAGAGAGATTTTAACTTACTAAGGATTAAAATCTTatcaatctcactcaatccatatggattggggtaaaaTCAAACAAACCCTATAGTCATTAAACTCCACCCTAGAGTAGTACTTTCTAAGGCCCTCTTTAGGAGAGCTCTACTGCCGGATTCTATAGAATGAATTTACGGAGCTCTTCCAGACAACAGTCCTCTAAGAATTACTCCTACAGTGAATTGTGAAATGATTTTTTTTTAATGAATTGGAGGCCGTGAGATAAAAAAAAAGTTGTTTTCTCTCATTCGCTCTCACCATATAGTAATACTTTCCATAGAGTTTATCGTATGGTTTTATTTGAGAATCAATTTCAGCCACATAATCACTTATAACAGAGAATCAGAATAAGTGGGAGCTCTAACAAAGCATAAAATATGTGAAGCATTGTTTTACGTGCTCTCATAGTTCCACTTTTTTCTATAACTGATTTCTCTAACAAATCTTTTTTTCTAGAGCAGAGTCGTGTTAAGCTAAAACTAAAAAACGTGAAGCGGAATTGAAAAAAATGTGAAAACATCCTTATCACTCCTTTATTTGATGGACCCACTCTTCCCAATTGAGTGTGAAACAAACTCAATATTTTTCGAACGGTTGACTTTCAGGTTTGTTTGTCTACACAATAGTTTCCACCTTAATACACACAAGTGTCGTTGCTATGAAACACAAAAACAAATATTACAAATTATCTTaagcaaaaaaataaaaaaaatatgagTTAAAAAAGATACTAACCACTAAAAGTCAGGGAAAAGGTGTAGAAAAACACCCTCACATCGTTATCTGCTCCGGCAACACGAGGTGGCTCCTAAACCCTAGCGCTGCCACCCTCTCCCCCTCGTCGCCGGAGGGTTCTATCATAGAGCGGCGCGGGTTCCAAGGATAATGGTGGTGAAGCTTTCTTCCTCAATTGGTCTCCCTGTGCTCAGATCTAAGCGGGATCCTGTGTCGGGCGTAGAGATGGCAATGAGTATCCAAAACCTGAATACCCGACGAGTTTTACCCGATCTAAATGCGGGTATGGGGTGATTTTCTCTACACGCGGGTATGTTAATGGGTAAAACATCTACCCGTTGAGTAGACATGTACAGGTTGGTactacccatacccgtctacccATGAGTAAAATATATCTGCATCAATACCACTATAGCCATCTAATAGAGCTCATCTTAGCTAAAATAAAACCCTTCTCTAGCTATCAATTTGTCTAGATACCAAGTTATATAATCATATGAATTGTTTTATGTGAAGTTGAACTTGGTTTTTGTATGTTTATTGAATATTTTTTTGAGTGATTGGTATATTGGAATTTAAAACTTTCCTAGCGGGTACGGTTACCCGACGAGTAAAATTACTCGCACGGATACGAGTACGGATAAGATTTTATAACCGTGAGCATATATGGGTAACTTGACGGATAGAATTTTTTTTTGACGGGTAAATTTTATACCCGCAAGCATATATGTACCTGTTGTCATCTCTAGTCGGGCGGCTAAGTCGCGGCAAAGCTCTGTGGAGCTTGGAGGTAGGCTGAGAAGGGTTGGGATGATGTTAGCAGGGGCACTTACTAGTTTGAATAAGCACGCGAAATTGCTATACCTGCCACCAACCATCACAAATTCCATGCCTTGTAGCTAAACAGCAGCCATCTAATTTGGTCGGTGATTTTAGTGAGCTGCATAAACGTCCAATTTCCAATAGAACATTTTCATAAGAACCCCGTGAATGCGTCCCAACCTTTTGCAAAGAAAAGCGAGGACTCAGAAATCTGAGCTGGTGCGTAAAGTCTACCAGGCCGCCGGGTTTCTCCCGAGTCCCGACTTCATGAGCCCACTGCCACTGGTGCCCAAGTTCCGTGTCAAGTTGGGTCACAAATCCGCTGCCTTATGGCCTTATGGGCCCTCCCAGACTCTCGTTTCCAACGGCTGATCTAGCCCTGTTCGGCTGTCTGGTAAAACTGGCCCATATTGGGTATCGTCCTTGAAACCGCCAGTAATACGCTATCAAAGTTTTTTTAGGCGCCTCCAAAGTGTACTTCAACGCTCATCATCCGACAAAGCTAATTCTGTAGCGCAAGGAGGTGACCATGGCGATGACATGAGCAAGAGAAGGAAGGCGACGACACATGTCACAAACAGAGTCCATTGTCAAACGTGCTTTCTCTCATTTCTTCCCCTGTTTCCTGTTCATCATCTACAAAAGCCATTGACAACCACCACACAAAAACTGCACATGATCCCTTCTCTACTTCTAACCCTATGGCACACACGCATATACTACTAAAGATTAACGAACGGTCAGCTGAGGTGAGGGAACGCGAGGTCCCTGGCGAGCAGGTAGCGGAAGGCCGGGTTGTAGGACACCCACTCCACGACCTTGCCCGACGACCTGCCGCCGTGCTGGCACCGCTGCACGGCCATCCTCATGCTCTCCGGGAGGTAGCGCTGGACCATGTCCACGAGGCCCTGCGGCGAGAGCTTCACGTCCTTGGCGTACGCCTCCACCAGCTTGGGGAGCAGCAGCTTCTGCTCCTTCCACACGCCGGCCGTCGCCCGGATGAACTCCTCCTTGGCCGACTCCAGCTGGTGGAACAGCCGCTTCGGAGTGTACACCCTCACCTGCATGCAATGCCAACAAAAGCAAAGCGAAGTGAGATGATGATCCTGCTGCCTCCAGAATTCAGAAAAGAGGGCCAGCTTGGCACGCACACCCAGTAATTATGGATACTAGCAGTGTGCTTTGAGCCTTTGACACAACAGCGCGAGATTCCTAACATGATGGCAGGCGAAAGATTCCTAACAACGTTCCCAATCACCGAAAAGCTGGCAGCTCATGATTCATTTCCTAAACCTGTTTCACTAATGTGACACTGACATGATATATTGATAGGACAGGGAACATGCAGCTTTTTCATGCCAAATTTGTGCCTAAAAGCCTAAAAGGCTTGCCAAGAAACTAAAACACGCATGTACTCAAACTGAGGCACTGACCCCATACTGACTTCTAAGTTTGTTTAAGAAGATACTCAGGTACAATGACACCAAAGTCTACGGAGCTTGTTGCTTACCGCGGGATCAGAATGGCTGCCGGAACAAAGCGCAAAGCGTAAAAGAGGCTCCGGTTGCGCAACGGCAAAGGCCCGCCACTCATGCCCCGCTTTGCTCACCTTGCTTTTGATCCTGGGGTAAAGCAGCGTCCGTAGCCACTGCATTAAAAGGGCCGAAGCTGAAATTAGCATGCCTGTGTGTGTGGAGGCATACAATCAGTACAGTAGGAGCATCGTGCTTTCAGCCGGGTTTGGACCTAATCATGCGTCCTTGCTCATACCTGTCCGGGGCAGTGTGTGTTGCACCCAAGAACAATGCTCTGGATGACGGCGGCGTTGATGTTGCGTCCGGCTATTTTGCAGGCAGCCTGTGGTTTGTTGAAACATGTGTCAGCCAAAGGAGAAGGAAAATTTGTATGTGCTTTGGGTTGCAGGACCCTCCCACTGAGTCTTCAGAGGAAGCATTTTTCGCTTTACCTTAACAAGTAGGGATGTTTTCTTTAGATTGTTCTGTGGGACGCCATTCTTCAGATAAGCCTGTGAAAGTATTACAATGGGAccccatcaagaacaaagcacgtCAAGTGCCAAGAAATTTTTGGCGAACTACAATCAGTAGAGTATTACATGCATCAGCAAAGCATTGTGTATGTTGACCCAGAATGCGATCTTTTCTTCATCTGTCATTCTCCTCAGATCAACGGCTTCCAACCGATACAAAATCAACCTGAAATGTCGAAATCAGTTCAGAACGGTGTGCCGAAGAGTAATCTGAAAATATATAAAAAAATTCCCATCGACCAAAGAGGCAGAAATATAGCTCACTTGTAAGTCTGGAGCAGGTCCTCGGCTTCTTTCAGCCTCCGACTGTCCCGGCTAATCATAGGAACCTCAACCATTGTGTTGTAAGGTCCACTGAACTCCTTCAGACCATCGACATGGAACGGGTTTATCAGACGGGAGTCCAGAGTCGCCTCTCTCCTGTATTTGGGACTCCACATGTCCCCCACATACTGCGGAGAGATTGCGCTAGTCGAGGAGAACGACGACGACGGTGAAGAGGACGAGCCGTGGTGAACCAAGGGAGGATCTGCGAGTCTGCAGTATATCCCCGCCATGCATCTCACCATCTCCTCTGACAGGTTGTTTGGAGTTTCAGGGATGTGGTCAGCTACATTAGTTCCTAGATACTCTGCTAAGCTTATCATCCCTGATGCACCGGTGTCTCCTTCCTGCGCAAAACATAACAAGGAACTTAAAATCCTATACAGCTTCGGATGTCCTGTACAACTCAAATTTAGGTGACTATTTGGTTATTGAAAAAAAAACGACTCGCTTTTCCCTTTCCCAAAAATCCGTATCATGCATGTGCAGATGATAAACTAGTCCAAGAAAATGATATAACCAACAATGCCATAATATTATTTCAGCACGGAGCAAATCATTACCTCTACGAATGAGAAAGGCTGCGAGTGGCACGAGCGAAGAGCCCTTGCAAGACTATCGTCCTCCGAAGGCAATATCCTGGACGAACAAACTCCACGGTATGACAACGCAGACTGGCAGCGGAGGACGTCTGAATCAACCACTCTATCAAATCGAGCAGATGTGCAGCAATCCGCCAATGGATCGTTCAGTTTCTTATGCGCTGGCGGGTAACTGGACCGCAGTGCTGCGTCCCCTCTACTCTTGCAAGAAGACTTCGTTGCCATGGGCGTTTCCCGGAGCTGCCCAGAACGCGAGCTCACTGACGGCTTCGAAGCTTCCCGGCGGTCAGGGGGGGAAAACGCAGGCGCTTGCTGCTGCTCAAATGCTTTCCGGTACAGCGTCAGGAGATACTGCTCCATGTTCTTGACCTCCAGCTCCAATGTAGCAATCTCCCGTATCAATTCATTAGCTGCCTGAAAAGATCCAAGTGGTTAGTTAACCTGATGAGTGatgattttttttttattttttgtacaaGAGCGGACTAACAGTAGTTCTTGGACGAAACATACCTGTGGCATTGGATTCTCTGGCGACAAGCTGACAGGGCCAGCGTTAGGCCCTAAAGCCTTTTCCAGCGCACCACGCACAGCCTGTTGATCCTTGAGGTGCTTCTCGAGCTGAAGAATCTGCATCAGGTGATTTGATTTCATGAGCCTACAGTATGGTAGATGAAAAAACGAGAGGCGGCAGCAGGCTAAGAAAAAAAAAACGGGCTTGCACCTTGTTGTGATTGTGACCCATTATTTGAGCATTTCCTACTAACTTTAAGTGAGGCGTGAGTTTTGTCAGAATTAGTGGGTGAACAAATATGCTGTCGCATTTAGTGAAGTACAGATGGCATCAAAATCGTTTTGATTAAAAAAAATCTCTTGCTTCTCCACTTGAATGATTGAGCAGTGCTCCTGCCTTTCGTAGAAAATAGATTGTTTTCTGCCTGTTGGCAGTGCAGCCAAAAAGGGCCACAACAAGTGTTCCATCTCAGAAGCCCGCACAGATGGAAATGCAAAAAAAAAACTATCTGAAAGAAACCAGACTACCACCTACCTCCTTTCTCAAGGTGCTTTGTGCTCCCCTCCCGGGTTGAGCTTCCTTAGTGATATCACATTTGACCTTAGCTTTTACCACTTCCTGTGAAGGAAAGATTAAACACAAATCACTCAAAACTGCAGGAAGTAACGTAGCGAGAGGTGGGAACCATGCATTTACTGAGCGGTACAATATGGATGAGCACGCAGGAGGAGGATGTTTTTTTTACCGGCATAGGTAGAACAATCGTCTTGTCTGAAGAACGCAAAGCGTCTGTAGCATACATATCCTCAAAATATCTGCCACTGGAAAAACATTAATCGCATTTTGAGCATTGTTCCATCTGAACCCTCCCtccccaaaaaaaaaaaaaaaaaaaactacgCAGAAGCCTGCAGACACCAACCTCGTGGATCGCTTGTACCGCTCGGAAGAGCCGAAAGATTTCATCGCCTTGGCAAAAGCTGCGTGCCCCTTCTTCTCCAGAGCCTCCACCTCCATGCCGCGGCAGAGCTAAGAGTCAATCAAGAACTGAAATTTAAAAAAAAATATGCAAACGAGTCTAAGCCAGTAAGACACCGAGCAAACAGCGACGGAGACGAAGAAGAGAAACAAGGGCTCACAGAGATCAGCTGTAGTTGCCCAGTGGTCAGCGCCCGGAAACTCGGTAGCAGGGACAGGGACAGGGAGGAAGAAGGCGAGCACGAGGGAGGGGGCTCCGGTCGTCGACCCAAGACCAAGCAGCCAGGCAGGCAAACGGCGTCTTCTGATGAAGTCACGCTAAGCTCCAAGGAACCCAGCACTGTCCACACCGACGAGTGCCATCTATCTCTATCTCTACCCGCACCACCACCCTCCACTCTTCCGGTCAAGAGCTAAATGAGCCATTTGGAGAGGAAAACGGAAAGCAaagccctctctctctctgtgtgtgTCCCCGATCCAACTGCTCTGCATCCACCCCCACTGAGCACTGCGTCTGCGTGTGTATGTGCATATATACAGCACAAGCGAGCGCCAACGCTAGTGGCGAGCCTGCAAAAAGGCCGTTGACTGTGACATCTTGTGAAAAACGCCACACGCAACTTTTCCCCTGTCCTGGGGTTCCGTTCGTTCCTTGCTGTGACGGATGATGAATGAATAGGTTAACCACTACGCCTTTTCCGCATGCCCCAGGTCAGGTCTGAAACCCTCGTTCGCTCTAGTCCTCCGGGTTTTctatgtttttctttctttcttttttttgcgTCCAGAGAAACCAGGGTAGGGAAAGGGGAAACCTTTTCAGCCAGCCTGGTAATTTGTGCCCTAATCAGGCTTCTCTACCCCCCAAACCCTGATACAGCGACATGAGACATCAGACAGACATGTGGGTTGGAGTGAGAGTATGGTTATGGGAGCATATATCAGTGCAAAGCCTTTAACGCCTCCAGCTCCTGATAATAGAGCCACAAACCTTGTGTTACCAAACTGACAAAACATCGAAAGTAGCACGTTCCCCTACCAGACCTTTTTGTGCAAGAGATTTTCAGCATGCAAGTAGCAGTTGGTGAGTGAGTGGTGAGTGGTGTGCACTGCACCAAACGATGACAAACAGGCCAAAAGCATCAAGGGTTATGAATTATCTATTCCGTTTTGAGAGACTGGATGTGAGGTTGCCTAATCTTGGTGGTTGATGCTGGTGGGTGGCAGTGGATAGTGTACTTGTTAATGGCGCAGGCAGGTTTCTAGATCTACCTGGCACGAGCGCTCCAGTTAACCTCTGTACTGCAGATGAGTTCGTTTTTTTTTATGAAGATATATAAGCAGAGTTTGATAGTAGTCTGGTTTTTCCTGTGAGCATTTAATACACTCCATGCATAAGGCATCACAACTCACAAGATTCAAAACTTACATTCTCGAAAGATGAACACTGCTGCTGagcacgtacgtacgtacgtacagaCTGGAATTTGCAGGGTGGTCAGCTGTCTCGACTGTGGGGGTGTGTGTCAGCCTGTCAGGTGTGCACGAGACAACCTCATCTCTTATTAATACTACTTCAGTAAAGAAAGCGCAGT
It contains:
- the LOC103644071 gene encoding uncharacterized protein encodes the protein MGICVSCDAADEGAATARVVLPSGELREYAPPATAGTALQAAGGEGPWLLCDADGMAFEGPVAVAAVAPGEELQAGQIYFVLPAEMRRRRLTREEVAALAVRASSALVKAAAAAQPSSPCRRLRRGAVAPLVFPVPEEEYAAADAVSPVAAKPHQKRRVACRGGRASRFSPDLTAIPETESE
- the LOC100273910 gene encoding Electron transporter, which produces MEVEALEKKGHAAFAKAMKSFGSSERYKRSTSGRYFEDMYATDALRSSDKTIVLPMPEVVKAKVKCDITKEAQPGRGAQSTLRKEILQLEKHLKDQQAVRGALEKALGPNAGPVSLSPENPMPQAANELIREIATLELEVKNMEQYLLTLYRKAFEQQQAPAFSPPDRREASKPSVSSRSGQLRETPMATKSSCKSRGDAALRSSYPPAHKKLNDPLADCCTSARFDRVVDSDVLRCQSALSYRGVCSSRILPSEDDSLARALRSCHSQPFSFVEEGDTGASGMISLAEYLGTNVADHIPETPNNLSEEMVRCMAGIYCRLADPPLVHHGSSSSPSSSFSSTSAISPQYVGDMWSPKYRREATLDSRLINPFHVDGLKEFSGPYNTMVEVPMISRDSRRLKEAEDLLQTYKLILYRLEAVDLRRMTDEEKIAFWVNIHNALLMHAYLKNGVPQNNLKKTSLLVKAACKIAGRNINAAVIQSIVLGCNTHCPGQWLRTLLYPRIKSKVSKAGHEWRAFAVAQPEPLLRFALCSGSHSDPAVRVYTPKRLFHQLESAKEEFIRATAGVWKEQKLLLPKLVEAYAKDVKLSPQGLVDMVQRYLPESMRMAVQRCQHGGRSSGKVVEWVSYNPAFRYLLARDLAFPHLS
- the LOC100273910 gene encoding electron transporter isoform X2 → MEVEALEKKGHAAFAKAMKSFGSSERYKRSTRYFEDMYATDALRSSDKTIVLPMPEVVKAKVKCDITKEAQPGRGAQSTLRKEILQLEKHLKDQQAVRGALEKALGPNAGPVSLSPENPMPQAANELIREIATLELEVKNMEQYLLTLYRKAFEQQQAPAFSPPDRREASKPSVSSRSGQLRETPMATKSSCKSRGDAALRSSYPPAHKKLNDPLADCCTSARFDRVVDSDVLRCQSALSYRGVCSSRILPSEDDSLARALRSCHSQPFSFVEEGDTGASGMISLAEYLGTNVADHIPETPNNLSEEMVRCMAGIYCRLADPPLVHHGSSSSPSSSFSSTSAISPQYVGDMWSPKYRREATLDSRLINPFHVDGLKEFSGPYNTMVEVPMISRDSRRLKEAEDLLQTYKLILYRLEAVDLRRMTDEEKIAFWVNIHNALLMHAYLKNGVPQNNLKKTSLLVKAACKIAGRNINAAVIQSIVLGCNTHCPGQWLRTLLYPRIKSKVSKAGHEWRAFAVAQPEPLLRFALCSGSHSDPAVRVYTPKRLFHQLESAKEEFIRATAGVWKEQKLLLPKLVEAYAKDVKLSPQGLVDMVQRYLPESMRMAVQRCQHGGRSSGKVVEWVSYNPAFRYLLARDLAFPHLS